GGTGAAAGGAATTTGAGATATTTACTCGTATatgacaaaaccaaacaacttgttttgtttgctgtccttggtgtttttgtggttttttttttttatgccttggTCACCTAAAGATATGACCAAATCGTTCATTTATTAATCTCTACTAGCCCAATCTTTTCCTTATATAGGTGTTTTGTAATATGTCTTTCATAATCCATTTCCTTTAGAATTATTTATTTAGGATTTGATTTTAATTCcgttcatttaaattaaaaaaaccccacacaacaaaaacccacaaccaaaaaaccactaCCAAGCAAACCTCAACGGATGGAAATTCTGTGGCAAATTTTAACTGCCTTCTTTGTCTGGATATGAAGttgtttatatatgtgtatgtgtgataGCCAcactcacacacatatatacacacacacacacacacatatgtgtatgtTACTTTGTGTGTGGAATTTCCCCATTGCTTATGTGTACAAATCGGTGTCTGAAGCCCAGACAAGAACATGACACTACTTTTGTGTATGCGTACTTTAATTTGAAAACTTTGAATTTGTAGCGGTACTTGTGAATATAGGGTGGACACTTAAATCTTCCTGTGCAATGGGTAAGTGTCTGCGGGGATTacagggctcttttttttttttttaaaaaaaaaaaaaaaaagaataaaaaattaccaAAATGAGTGAAAGTTGTCCTGATGCCAGCTCACGGGCTTCACGAGGGAAAGGGCTCATGGCGAAGGCTGGCACACTGGGATGTTTTTCTCCTAAGAGGCTGAGTGTAAGAATGTGACAGGAGAAAGTAGAAGCTTTCACTACTGCGGCCTCTCTTCAAACATTCAGGAACAACTTTGTGTACAGTTTATAGACATTGTTACCTCCAAACTGATGGCTGTAATAACACCAAGAGGGACCTCCCTGTATTTTCCCTGTGGGTTTTAGGCTCTGGCCGGTGAGCCGTGGGCACTGTGCTTGAACAGCTGGAGCGGGTCGGTCCCGGCTGCCTGCCGGAGCGCTGCCTCGGGGGCTCCGCCTGTGCCGTACTTTGAGGATGGCTCAAGGCGTTCGTGAAGCAGTGGAGGAACAGTTGCTGTTACCCCTTGGAAGTCAGTGCTGGTGGATCGTGATGTGCCAGGCGGTGAACTTGGAGATAGGCAGCAGCTTCTGGAGCAGCTGGCCGGTTTGGACAGGCGGGTGTCTGAGCCCCGAAGACTTTGGTTTGGGGAGGGCAGAACTAGAGTAAACCCCAGGGGAAGCTGCAGCCTTCCTGCACAGGCTACCTATTATGCTTTTGTGTCTGAAGTCACATGAGGGTGGTAAATGCCTCTCTAAAATGAATGCAACTTTTAATGAAGTCTGCAAGCCCACGCAGAAGCGTCAAAAGAACATTGTGTTCCCCTGCTTGGAGAAATGCCCAAGAGTCCTGCCGAGTTCAGGCTTGTCTAGATAGCAGTGGAAGTGTTTGCTCAGAGCTGTGTTCGGCTGCTCTGATAGCTCACTCCGGTGCAGCTTAGATTCATAGCACAATGCAAGGGTGTTAAAGGTCCTGAAAATGAGAAGCGTCAAGACTCTTGTTatgcaaaagcagaaacattttcttttataacatCTTTTGTAATAAGGCTGCTCCACTGAAAGAGGCaataatttttgtgaaaatgAGGTACATTCTCTCTTAGACATCACAAATTTTCTTTACTTGCTGTTGTATAAAATCTACTTTACAACTTCACAATTTCCAATTCAGCCTCACTGAAATCAGACTGTGTGCTCATGACAGTTGGAGCAGTAACAGTTGACTGAAAAATCATCACACGAAAGTCTTTGACGGATTTTAGGAGCATAGAGAATTGGTTTTAACCCATGTTCTTCTTAGGcaacacaagaggaaaaaaaattattaaacttttcCAGTAACTAGAATGCCAAGGAAAATAGTATTGATGGAGTGAAAGAATTTATGAAAGTTACATTTTTAACAGAAAGCTGTGGAAAGAATGTTATCCCATCAGAAGACACAAACACAGATGTTTGAGTGTGCAAGTCAGCCAGCTGGAAGAGGACTGGGATGGATGCAAACCTTTGGATTTGTTGAGCCGTATGAGCAGCCAGTCATTTAGATAATCAGCCTGTAATTTGTGAAGGCAATCACTACCCCCTCTCTGCCCAGATGAGTGATATTTTATTAGACTAACTGTAGTAGTTGCAAAAAGTGGGTAAGCTTTCAAATGTGGGATTAACGCTGTGCAGTGTGAGACATTTTGTGTTCAGCAGAAGGCAGGCATATACACAGATGAGGACACAGAAAAAGCATCAGTATGCTTTGTGGTGCTCTTCCCGTAGTGTTGTGAGTATTTCCTAAGAGGATTGATACGGTTAGATTTCTGTAGAAATCTGTGGTTTCAGAAccttatagatttttttcttcccccacaaaGTTACAAAAGCAAGGCTAGTCATCTGCATAAATGTCAACTGTTTGCTCTGCAGGATATCCATCAATGTACATATGACTGAAACGAAAGAAAAAATTGAGAAGACCAAGGAAGGAAACTTAAATGATCACAGAAGTAAAAGTCCCAAAGTAAAATCCCCATCCTCCACACCAGCAGAAGTGGAAGGAGTCAAACAGCTGCCTGAGAAATTAAAACTTCAACAGAGTCCTAAAAACATCAGCTCTGAGCCAAAACAAGAAGTGAAAGGGGACAATAAGCGAAATGAACTTGCGCCTCAAACAGGGAAGCAACAGCCATTATTGAGCAAGCCCAAAGCAGGTAAAAAGGCTGAAGAGAAATCAGAATTGAAATGCAAGCCCATAACCTCACAGAATACCTCTGCAAAGGAGCTTACGAAAGATCTGGGGGTAGAAGTGAAAATCCAtcaagaaacagcaaaagcagaagaaTCCCTGACAGATACCAGCTCCGAGAGGAGAGAATCTGAGTCTGCATCTTCAGGGGGAAGTGAAAACGATGCTCGTCAGTGTACAGGAATGGCACCAGAGAAGACTAAGTCATTGAAAGCTAGCAAAGAGCTTCCCACAGAGGATGAAATGATCATCGGTAAGTCGCTTGCAGTTACTCTCGGAAACTTTTACGTTGAGGATTTTGTGCTACTCGTCTGTTATATATACAGTAATAGCTGCAGCAGTGCTCAGTAGACCACCTATGTCTTACAGTTCAAGAGCATTTTGCCATGGGTACCTTTGACTATGTAAATAACAAGTGAATTAACATTTGTACAAATTCtttaaatagtaattttccttttaaagtgtgttgtggggaaaaaagttcctttaaaataaaattgggtGAAGTATATGTGTGATCAGAAGTATGAGTAATTTTGAAAAAATCCATTGTCTTACATTAGGCATTTATTCCTTAAGATAGAGTATGCTTTAGCAACTATGGACTGGAGATCCAGAGGGCAGCAAAATATGCAGGAAGAGTATCTTGCCGTGGTCTTTGTTGTGTTATTGGCCATAGATCTTTTCTCGATTACTGTGTGAACACTTGATTGCATTGTTTCAGGGAGTAGTCTCTCCTGGCAGCATGAACAAATGTATATCCCAGAACATATATACATGGGTAGATGTCCTGACCTAAATCTGGCTTTCTCCGCAGTGGCTGGAGATGAGTTGAATACATGTTAAATTGCAACCCAAGATACCtggagattaattttaaaattgctttgaatGGGGGACACCAAAAGTCGGTTTATGGAAGATTTACCCTAGAAAAACTTAGACATTAAATGTATCACGGCTAACTGATTTAGCTTCCCACAAACTGATTAAACTTAATAGTTGTAATGTTAATGTTTGCAGCGTTAGCTTGGACATTGTCTGCAAAAATCTTGCTGCTAGGAGAAACTTTCTGAGTTTACCAATAATTGTCATTGTCTATCAGTGCTGTGTATTTGTGCTGGTCTTTCCAGCTGCCATATAATGATTAAAAGAAGatcaagtgtaatttttttcaaactttcaggtatttttttcagGTGACTCTTCTGTTAATGCATAAACTATGGTGTTGATCTTCTAAAGGTGTCCAGTGGGTTTACTGTGTTAAAAAAACAAGGTTGAGATTCAGGAGGTGGGATCCTGTTCGCAGTTCTGGGCCTTTATTCCTCATCTGTAAAAGGGTGTTAGCAGTAGCAGTCCCTCACTCGAAGCAACAAAGAGATTTTAGGTATTTTCAGCACCTCCCTCCTTACGGCTAGCTGCAAATGCAATGGTTATTTTACTTGCATGCCACTCTAAAAATAGTGAAGGAATCGCGTGCTTAATGTTATCCAGATACTTCAGTGCTTGCCTGAATTCCAGCAGAAGACAAAATGGTGGCGTGGTGGAGGAACACGAAGCAAAGAGGAAAGATGGGAGAGAGGGTAGTGCACTTTATACTGAAGTTCTGGTTTGAGTGTTTGCATGAGCAGCTATCGGCAGCAGTCGGAGGCTGGCTTGTCCGGGCGTTTGTGTGGGCCCCCAGTGTTTCCCCCTTAGAGCCCCACAGCCGCAGAAGCGCTGAGGTGGGGGAGGAGCTGTGTGTGCGCGTTTGTGGTCCCGGCTCTGCGTCGGCAATGCCTGTCTGACAAACTGGGCTCATCCCTCGAGGAACAGCGATGCTGAAGGTGGGGGAGCACAAGAGTATGGTTTTGTGGAGTGGTGGATACTGGGAGCGCAGAAGGCGGTTGAGACTTCTCGTTACACTTAGCAAACACAGCCAGGTGACGTGCATATCCTGTGGATTGAAATCGTTGGTGTGTGCAGTGATGTGTGCAGAAACATCTCAATGACCAGTTTGTCTCCTCTTTAGATGACAGCCCTTCTCCTCCGGCTCCTTTCGAACATCGCATAGTAAGCGTCAAGGAAACAGAGGTGACAACGTGCTACTTGGTGTGTCGTCATGAAGTACTGGGGGGGTAAGTCTCCCTGTCCCTAATGCTGTACTGCTGTTGGTGGCTAAGGCAAGGAGAAATGCAGTTAGCTGGAGAGCTAGAGCTGTCATCTTCAGATGGCTCCAAGGTGCGCGTGGGTGAGGCATCTACAAGCTCGCTGCAGCCAGAGTGAGCAGGCTCATCCTTGAGGCCTTTTGGGCTATCACTCCTGGGCTCCTTGTATCAACTTTCTGTTgattttggggtgtgtgtgtgaggtgTCCCTTAGATGACTGGTTTCTGCCCCAGTTCCATTTTCAGACATCTGACTGTGATCTTGGATGACTGGTTTTTGCATTTGTTATAATAATCCTGGCTACAGCTGGTGTCATGAGAAAAACCTGTAACCTTCAGGCAGACAGATTCAGAGCATTTGGAGTCAGCAAAGCCCATTAGGTCAGGCAGCTTCCAAAATCTTTTTTCCATGCTGAACTGCACGTTAAAGAAAACTAAGGGAGAAGTTATAATTATTTTGACCTTACATTTAGTTTTCACTCATAGGAAGTCTGCAGCTGCTTCAGCCTTTGTATTCCTGTATCCTTACTTATCTGACAAGAAGGTTTGATTTACAGGCTGATCCAAGTACAAATATGGCTTAATAAGTATAAGCCTGATGATGCAATAGCAGAAAGATGGTGTTTAGAAATCATCTCAAGGGGCATTATCGTATCTGGGTGACATGGGGGAGAATTTACAGCACGCAAGAAATGCAGTCTGTGGAGTGGCTACAGTTACTAGTTTTATAGTCATTTAAAAAGTTATGAGATCAGGACAGAAATATCCTTGTTAATATACCCACTGCTGCATCACTGAAGGACAGCAAGCGGGTACAGTTACAGAACCGAAAAAGAATATCATCAGGTCATCATACCGCGGTGAAATGTAGTAATGCGAAGGGGGCATAATATTTTAATGTAAGCATTGAACAACTGGCTGGAAAGATAAAACTAATCCTTCATAAGCTGAGAGAAAGAGGAGATTCATGCTGCTGGCCACCTGATTCTGTTCACTTTGTACTGTGCTATTTTTAATCAACGATAAGAATAGTTGTATGAAAAGTTTCTGGGGTGAGCTGTGTTAAGCTGGTTTCCCATCTTTTGCTTGGTATCAACAGGGGGCGTTTTGGGCAAGTTCACAAGTGCACGGAAATATCAACTGGTCTCAACCTGGCAGCCAAAATCATAAAAGTGAAAGGAGCAAAAGAGAGGGTAACTATGTTGCTGTGAACCCAAGTGAGCACACTCTAAACCTGGCCTTATTGCAAGCACCTTAACACCACCGCCCTGAGTCAGCCCGTAAGAGGCAACTTGTTGTTGAGTAGTATCAAATACCCTAAAATCTGTCTTAGTAAGTAGCAGCTTGGACTTTGTATGACTGTTTGTCATCTCCCGTGTGTGTGATTAAACCTTCTGTCATGAGACCTGTGGTATAGCTGTTACTGGCTTTTACAAACAATTGTATTTGAATAAATTGGAATTTAAGGAGcgtattttgctcattttttgttaatttattattttttcaggaggaagtaaaaaatgaaattaacgTCATGAACCAATTAAATCACGTGAATCTGATCCAGCTTTATGATGCTTTTGAAGCCAAAAATAATATCACTCTGATCATGGAATAGTAAGTTTAAATGATCTCAGGAATTGTCAGATGTTTGGGTTTTCTCAGGACACTACAGGAAATAGGGAATGATAATTCTGAGGTGTGAAGAAGACTTGGGTGGTTTCCCAGCTTGAGAGAGTTTATTTCactgtcagaaggaaaaaaaagtgttttaaaggtAGTTTCTTCAAATTATATATTTGGCAAGATTGCAGTTTAAACAAATGGTAAGAGGGGCAGCTATCTTCAAGAGCATGAATGAAATTACAAGATTGTTAATGAACAGAACTTCACTAtggttcattttttcatttaagtttaaCTTACAGGCCCCAACATGGTCCCTAGCTACCAAATTACATAAAAGTGTTGTGGGTAAGTAAAATCTCATATTAGGGAGAGGGTGAGGGTGAGAGACCCAGACAAGAGGAGGAGTGAGGTGTTTCAAGTAGAATTAGAAAAGGCGTGGAGAAGGTAGGAAGGTGATTATTTATATGCATGGTCTACCTCCTTTGAATAATTTTAGGATTAATAGAAATGCCTCCCCATTTGAAGCTAAATAAGAATTTTGATCTATATCAAACATGGAATTCACAAAAGGGAGATTTCATGATGTACacctgctgccttttctgtgtaGTGGCATATTGCTTTACAAAAACTTGAAGTTTTATAACCTAAAAACTGAGTTTCTGCTACAGAACTAATTGTTAAtgacatgaaggaaaaaacaatacaaaatgaaatagcaaatataaatatgataagacatttcaaatgtgtaTATTGAAATTAATACCTGAAGTTTTTACCTTGCAGAACCTTGTCAGAGCTGTATGTCTGATgtaattttctcttaatttttgtgCAGAATTAAGTCCAGTTGTCAGCTCATGTAAAATAACTTTCAGTTTGAGAAGTTTCATTCAGTAAATTTCATAAGTTGAAGACTTATTTTCTCTAGACTAATAAGAAGAATAGATACTTTGGTACTCCCTGTAGGTTCTTCAGGTCCCCATCGGATCACCAGGTCGTGTGGGTTTGGGTTTGACATATATCCCCCACAAATGTTAGCGacaacttttccattttttaatttagattgATACTTAATTTCACGCTCAGAAGTAAGTCTCTTGAAGTCATTGAGACTACTGATACGCTTTGTATTGGATGTATTGTTAGGACCCTTGCTAAATTAGACAGCCTAAGCTCCCAACTTGGAAATAAATTGAGCTAATGAGGAATTTTAGGGTTTTTAACACTTTTCTATGTCAAAATTTTAGTCTTGATGGTGGTGAATTATTTGACCGGATCACAGATGAAAACTACAATCTAACCGAGTTGGATGCAATCCTATTTACCAAACAGATTTGTGAAGGAGTCCACTACTTGCACCAACATTATATTCTCCATTTAGATCTGAAGGTCAGTAGTTCATACTCTCCGCTCTTTAGCAATGCTGGGCTTTGGACCACCACAGAGTCTCTAATTACAAgtgtcatttctcatttcatgGACTTATGTCATAAAGAAATAGACTTACTTAATTCAATAGCCACAATGAATGGAGCTCTAGagattcattactttttttttcaatgtctATTTGGTAGCTTGCTTAGAATAGTGACATGAACAGGAGCTTTTCATTCTGTGTGGAATTAAACAATGCCCTTTTGTCATCAATGGAAAAAACCACACCCCAAAACCTCTTTGACTAGAAATGCCTGCAGTCTTCCCTCCACTCCCTACCCTGCTGTGTCTATGTTCAAATACCTACTCAATCATTTTCCTATTGTTTGTACTTTTTACTGTCTGGAACTGAACTGCAGTaaaatgacaatattttcttAATGGCCCCTTAATAACTGATCTTTTTGAACAGAAATacgaactgattttttttcctgcttgtttatACAGCGCCTTACACAAATGATATTAGACCTGGTTGGCCTGTAGACAGTTCTGCAGTTGTAAAAAGTTTGGACACCagcatcccccccatccccaccttgAAAAATATTCTCATTGGAAGAAACAAATTTTTGCCTTTGTGGGCAAACCAAAGGATGCATTTGACATGTTTCTTGTGGGTTTTTATGGAGTTACTTTTATACTTAAGAAGTAAATCCAGTGGGTAAGCCTCAACCATCAGACTGACTCTACCGTTTTACACAGGGGGGCTTTTCCATTCCAAAATCTATTTGTCATCTATGGTGAAATATAGGAATGTTGTTATACAGGAACAGAATTTAAACTTCCTTATGGGAGGTCCAAAACCAAACCTTTCGCTAACGCAGTATGCCAGTCAAATACTTCTCTCCCATGATAGGAATAGAAGGAAAAGTATTATActaaaaattatcattaaaatttctgagatttttatACTTCTCTGATAGATCTCTCTCTCAGTCATACGTTTAACTCAAAATAccctcttctctttttgtagCCTGAAAACATCCTATGTGTAAATCGCACAGGAAACCAGATTAAAATTATTGACTTTGGATTAGCAAGGAGGTAAGAGAGTTCAGttatgagtttattttaaaaaccaaaaccaaaacaaacccacaaacctcTGACGTGTTTTTGGtagttcttggggttttttaaatgcattttggtGGCTCTAAAGCAATTCTGCTATGTGAATGAGCTAAGTATTATGCTGCTGCAAGCATGAGTTTTCTGTTGTGTGCATTAATTATCTAATTACTTtttcaaataacatttctgtTGGATAAAGCTATACTGCTGTTCTAATTTTCTCAAAATGATTCCCCATGTAGAGCTTTTACTCTAGGGACTCCATGAAGGCTCTCAGACTTCCTGACTGCTGGGTTTTATTGTGCAGGTTCTAGCTGTGGAAATTCTGTGAAACTCTTTATGTTGataagttggggggggggggggagcaaaaaaaaaaaaagcatgtttgagCCATCCCATGTGAAACAGGAAACCCTCAGAAAAATATGGacttttctccattcttttaCTTTGCTCGCGTGAGTTTGCTAAAGGAAAGCTGTGCGAGCATGAGTCAATTCCCCTAGAATAAAAAGGAATGACTCCTGTTAGTAAAACAGTGAGAACAAcagcatttctctgtttcttttctgaactctTTGAGGCTTTTCTTAAGCCAAAACCTGCTACATTCATGCATATGTGTACCTACGTGTGTGTATGTAAGTATCTGTccaaggacttttttcttttagaagtattttatgaaaacagaaatggataCACTgagttgttggttttgggttttttgttttttgattttttttaaattgggaggGTAAAGATGCAAACTTCTACTTGAAGCAGTTTTGAAAACAAGATCTTCCAGGAAATAGAGATGTAAAAGCGATGCTTTAATGGTTTGTGCTGTCTGTACACAGACGTAACTCCAGCTGCAATCAGTGATAATTATTACTGGTTCAGTTTTGTAACCTTTTCCTTTTAAGCAATAGAACAGAATCATTTTCTCTCTGTATGGGATCACTGTTTAACTTGTTACCAAGCCCAAATAATCCTCTTCAGAGTCCCACCTTAGCAGTTATATTGTGCTTGTATCTGTTATACAGACCTTTACCCTAAGCTGTAGCTGGGTACATCCCATTAAGCAAATGCTCTCAAGCCTGTTTTAATGGAagctgctttatttgttttatgtTGGACACCTGCTGGAAAGCATCCTGTGGAGCCTGGCCCCACTCTGTGGGGGAGCCCTTTGCAGGATTTATTGCCCTTGGTCTTCCTTCTGGTTTTGCTCTGGCAAAGGGATAGCTGATAGTGTATTCACCTGAAGTCACAGCAAAATtcaccaatttatttttttaaagaccttgATGCTGTCCTGATTGCCTGGGTAAGTCTGCTCTGCTCACTCTGCCATGCTCGCGTGGCAAAAAGCCATGCCTTGATTTTTATATGTGAGATGCGTTCCCCAGCCTGCTCTCAGCAGTGATGTCTCTCTCTTTCCCGTAAAGGTACAAACCTCGTGAGAAACTGAAGGTTAATTTTGGAACTCCAGAGTTCTTGGCTCCTGAAGTGGTGAACTATGACTTTGTTTCCTTCCCAACAGACATGTGGAGTGTAGGCGTCATCACATATATGTTGTGAGTAACCCTGTGAGGGATAGTGGCGATGGCACCAAGGGCTCTGCAAGAGCCAGTGGAGGCTATCTGCAGAGCAGGAATGCAGCAACCACTGAGCCCATATGGCTGTGATTCCTCCTAATTCATTCTGTTAAAAACCCCAGCCTTTAATGCAAAAGCACCTCCCTGTGCGTGCAAAGTCTCTGAACAACAAATAACCCTTCTGATAAATATGTGACTGTTCTTCTCCCTTACCACCTTATTTAGCAAGGTAAAATGGGTCAGGTCtttttttacttggaaaagtTTCCCAAAGCATGtcagaattttcattttgattgcaTTCTTGAGGACttgaattaattttcaaatttgcaATCTGATCATTTTAGTAGCTTGGACTTGGTGTGCATCTGCACAGAGGAATTCATGTTGGGTGTTAGGCCATGGGTCTAAAAAATGTCATGTTACAAATAGGGCTAAAACTTTTCTCTGATGTCTGGATGGCGGCCATGGACCGCTTGCTGCCAAAGTCTCTGCCTTCGGATGAGCTGACTTTGCATCCCAGAATCTTTCACAGATGCTTTCTGTGAACTGGATACATTTCTGGTTTAAATTTGCATGTTAGGCAAAACCCAACTGAATGAAGTAATAAACGACTGAAGCAATAAATCTGGGCTTAGAGAGTAATTGAAAAAAGTATGCTATTGTTCAGAATTCTGTTTAATTTGAACCAAATTTGGATATGGGCCTTGATTTAGGAAAGCTCTTGAGTCCCCCTAGCTTTCCTAGCTGGGAAAGCACTGAAGTACGTACCTAGATCCCCACTGAATTAATTTCCTTGGGGATCTATTAACAGTGCTCCCTGATGTCACTGAGTAATACTAACATTACGACGCTTTATTGCTCCAAACTGTTGGCTTATCTTGGCAGGGATTGAGAAGTGGAACCCCCCATAGCTGAGACACTTTCCTCTCCATAAGCTAACAACAATTATAAAGCAGAGGatttgtagaaggaaaaaagcatcttcCATATAATAACTACTCATCTCCCTCccgttctttctttttttaaggcttaGTGGCCTGTCCCCATTCCTGGGAGAAACTGATGCAGAGACCATGAATTATGTAGTCAATTGCAGCTGGGATTTTGATGCAGAAGCATTTGAACAGCTATCGGAGGAAGCTAAAGACTTTATTTCCAGACTACTTGTGAAGGAGAAAAGGTACCTCTTTGTCTGTTCGTGAGGACAGTAGCACCTAATGACATTAAGTTCATCCTAGCCAACTGTTTGGATTGCAGCCAACAATGAGAACGTGACATTTCTGTATGCTGTTTCTGTGCTTGCTGGGCAGTTCCTCAGtgattcaaaaaggaaaatgtctgTGTACCTTGGTGCTACTgtgaaaagcagaacagaagaaatCTGGAAGGATTTGCTGTGTAGGAATCTGTTTTTAGTATTCTTTCTCTGAGCAAAAGCTATTTCTATTGTTGCTTTGGATTCTCACAAGCCCTGACACAAACTGCAAAAATGTCTCTTGAATGCCGTGGAGGATAAATCGAAGCTGCAGCTATGAAAATGTGCATTGTTCTCTTCTAAAGTGGTCCACATGCATTTGGTAGATATTAAAGAGCATTTGGGACTTAATTCTGCATGTGGCTTCTCAGTCTTGGCTCCACTGAAATAAGAAGTGGTTGCACAAATGAAACAACAGGAGAGAATGAGGATGATATTGATGTCAGACCATGGCTATGAGGTTGCGTAAGTGAGTAGAGAAATTTTTCTCTTGCTGAGTAGTGATACAAAACTAATCAAAACAGGAAATGATGCATACAGTAAAACAGATTGTGTGTTCAAGGGGAATTCAAAGGAGTGCTTAGAATAATAACAACTTCCAGATCATTACCTAAATCAGACAAATCAGTTCTAGTACTAATTACATTTTGAACAATAAGTCATATGAAAAGCTAAGAATAAACTGAACTTTAGCATATTGCCAGCAGGAGACAACAAAGGTTTTTTTCGCAGATTGTGATGAGGATTTGCTATGAGACTGTAAACTTTGCTTTGGAGTCTTCCATTTTTCTGGGCGATGGGAATAGGGACTCCAGGGGGACACTATGCAACGTCTGGTTAGAAGCCGTGAATGAAATGACTATGTAAGAAGAGTGTTGTCAGTGAGATGCAAAGATCAACGATTAGTTGGCCCAGTTGTTCACAAGGTACATGGACAGCCTCTGCTCTCCTACAGACTAGGCACCTTTGCCATGCTGGGACAGTAGGTCCGGCCTTGTGCAAGATCTGTACCTACCCCCCCTGACTGCTGTAATTAGGTGCGAGCAGGCAGGAGTCGTCTTTTCATCATCTTCTCAGTGACAGCTCAGAC
This Calonectris borealis chromosome 12, bCalBor7.hap1.2, whole genome shotgun sequence DNA region includes the following protein-coding sequences:
- the MYLK3 gene encoding myosin light chain kinase 3 isoform X4; this encodes MSFGGVLKMKQRVLQYAKDKPEESGAKPKHVLSSRGTQTESKKPLEETKSGKKLDENKRACEKVNASSAGAHKADSRPQAKERTAQQQAVEGAGKTHSSKICQQQKDVAVKALNQHNGLPFVNQDHVGNQNVPSKAHDKDSVPHLDECHRQLVRQKLRENENKPPSSSTASREAVPSTSQAISDTGCEVTHTRISINVHMTETKEKIEKTKEGNLNDHRSKSPKVKSPSSTPAEVEGVKQLPEKLKLQQSPKNISSEPKQEVKGDNKRNELAPQTGKQQPLLSKPKAGKKAEEKSELKCKPITSQNTSAKELTKDLGVEVKIHQETAKAEESLTDTSSERRESESASSGGSENDARQCTGMAPEKTKSLKASKELPTEDEMIIDDSPSPPAPFEHRIVSVKETEVTTCYLVCRHEVLGGGRFGQVHKCTEISTGLNLAAKIIKVKGAKEREEVKNEINVMNQLNHVNLIQLYDAFEAKNNITLIMEYLDGGELFDRITDENYNLTELDAILFTKQICEGVHYLHQHYILHLDLKPENILCVNRTGNQIKIIDFGLARRYKPREKLKVNFGTPEFLAPEVVNYDFVSFPTDMWSVGVITYMLLSGLSPFLGETDAETMNYVVNCSWDFDAEAFEQLSEEAKDFISRLLVKEKSCRMSATQCLKHEWLNNLPAKAKKSKLRLKSQLLLQSYMAHRKWKKHFYVVAAANRLKRFPSMSVKLT
- the MYLK3 gene encoding myosin light chain kinase 3 isoform X1 — encoded protein: MSAGSLDLAEGNALTKLQPTKVNNLSMMDKKLNLLNEKMDKLLHFQEDLTGKLQRVNKGIDDVEKGINKLTVSRAASDETDAMKKGLKISDSTHQPDIQSICSEVLKLMKAAQLDASKHKERLAKIEKRVDALDKVITFVGEVLKNSKVVDFILKGIVPWKKGSLLEILVEAKDKPEESGAKPKHVLSSRGTQTESKKPLEETKSGKKLDENKRACEKVNASSAGAHKADSRPQAKERTAQQQAVEGAGKTHSSKICQQQKDVAVKALNQHNGLPFVNQDHVGNQNVPSKAHDKDSVPHLDECHRQLVRQKLRENENKPPSSSTASREAVPSTSQAISDTGCEVTHTRISINVHMTETKEKIEKTKEGNLNDHRSKSPKVKSPSSTPAEVEGVKQLPEKLKLQQSPKNISSEPKQEVKGDNKRNELAPQTGKQQPLLSKPKAGKKAEEKSELKCKPITSQNTSAKELTKDLGVEVKIHQETAKAEESLTDTSSERRESESASSGGSENDARQCTGMAPEKTKSLKASKELPTEDEMIIDDSPSPPAPFEHRIVSVKETEVTTCYLVCRHEVLGGGRFGQVHKCTEISTGLNLAAKIIKVKGAKEREEVKNEINVMNQLNHVNLIQLYDAFEAKNNITLIMEYLDGGELFDRITDENYNLTELDAILFTKQICEGVHYLHQHYILHLDLKPENILCVNRTGNQIKIIDFGLARRYKPREKLKVNFGTPEFLAPEVVNYDFVSFPTDMWSVGVITYMLLSGLSPFLGETDAETMNYVVNCSWDFDAEAFEQLSEEAKDFISRLLVKEKSCRMSATQCLKHEWLNNLPAKAKKSKLRLKSQLLLQSYMAHRKWKKHFYVVAAANRLKRFPSMSVKLT
- the MYLK3 gene encoding myosin light chain kinase 3 isoform X7 — encoded protein: MIKAKDKPEESGAKPKHVLSSRGTQTESKKPLEETKSGKKLDENKRACEKVNASSAGAHKADSRPQAKERTAQQQAVEGAGKTHSSKICQQQKDVAVKALNQHNGLPFVNQDHVGNQNVPSKAHDKDSVPHLDECHRQLVRQKLRENENKPPSSSTASREAVPSTSQAISDTGCEVTHTRISINVHMTETKEKIEKTKEGNLNDHRSKSPKVKSPSSTPAEVEGVKQLPEKLKLQQSPKNISSEPKQEVKGDNKRNELAPQTGKQQPLLSKPKAGKKAEEKSELKCKPITSQNTSAKELTKDLGVEVKIHQETAKAEESLTDTSSERRESESASSGGSENDARQCTGMAPEKTKSLKASKELPTEDEMIIDDSPSPPAPFEHRIVSVKETEVTTCYLVCRHEVLGGGRFGQVHKCTEISTGLNLAAKIIKVKGAKEREEVKNEINVMNQLNHVNLIQLYDAFEAKNNITLIMEYLDGGELFDRITDENYNLTELDAILFTKQICEGVHYLHQHYILHLDLKPENILCVNRTGNQIKIIDFGLARRYKPREKLKVNFGTPEFLAPEVVNYDFVSFPTDMWSVGVITYMLLSGLSPFLGETDAETMNYVVNCSWDFDAEAFEQLSEEAKDFISRLLVKEKSCRMSATQCLKHEWLNNLPAKAKKSKLRLKSQLLLQSYMAHRKWKKHFYVVAAANRLKRFPSMSVKLT